Within the Malaclemys terrapin pileata isolate rMalTer1 chromosome 24, rMalTer1.hap1, whole genome shotgun sequence genome, the region ACGTAAGAATGACTCTGCTGGTACAGGCGCTCGCTCTTCACTTCAGACTCCTCCTTCTTCCTAGGGGCTGGCAAGTCTGGGATGGGGAAATGCGGGAGGAAAAGACAGAGAATAACATGAATGTAAAAGGGGTGGTAGTCTCTTCATGTAAAGCTAAGTTACATTTTGGATCAGGTACACCTTCAGGTCTGTTTATAGCCTCAAAACTGGCACAGCCCAGGTAGCGGCAGGGGATGTTTCCCTACCATGCTCTGACTAACGCGCCTTACTTACGAACAGGGGAGGATACCTGTACAGGTGAAAGGGAAGGTCAGTCTCCAGGCCCCATGAGGTCTATGACTTCCCTGAAAAAATTGTCAACAAGAGCACCAATCACAGCTGTGGATTTTGGGCTATAAAGAGGTGTCCCCCAAGAACAGGACTGAGACCCAGCAATTCATGTCATCCAAGCCAACAAACTGGTAAGATGGCAGCTTTCTGGGCTAATTTGTGCAATGCTCGCTGATGGAGATTTTATAACATAGGTAGGATTGGAGTGGACAGAGACAGGCTTCCATCGTCTGGTAGATTTCATACAGAACGGGTCATGGAGATTCCTGGAGCAAAGGGCTGGGATGCATTCTCCTACCTTTACTGGACTCTGCTAGAAGGACAAACATGGGATCGGACGGCTGGGTGCTCCTGATGTCCTCGAGGATCTGTTCCACACTGGGTGGTTCAGGCCGGGTCGGCAGAACCACCCGCTTCTTGCCTTTCGAGCTCATAACTCTCCCGTCTCATAAAGGGGCATCCTGGAGTGGGCATGAAGAGAATAAGGAGTAAGTGACTTTCCTGCCTGCTGAGATAatgctgctgccccccacccccaatgactAGATATTTACCCTTTATCCCTGCCCCCACAACTCATACTGTATATCCCATGCCCCTATTCCTATACTCCCTGCTCATGTCATATATCCCatgcccccattcccaccccacccccacatacccccattcccacccacccccgctcGTACTGCATATGCCCCACCCCTGTTCTCACCCCTGCTCCTACCGTAtatccccgcccccaaccccccgctcgtACCAtataccccctgctccccattcccacccacccctcgTGCCGTATATCCCCGCCCCCACTGCatatcccctgcccccattcccacccccataccataaaccccctcccccattctcaccCCTGCTCCTACCGTATAccccctgctcccaaccccccacTCATACCAtataccccctgctccccattcccacccacccctcgTGCCGTAtatcccccgcccccactgcatatcccctgcccccattcccacccccataccataaaccccctcccccattctcaccCCTGCTCCTACCGTATAccccctgctcccaaccccccacTCATACCATataccccctgcccccattctcaCCCCCATACcataaaccccctcccccattctcaccCCTGCTCCTACCGTATacccctgctcccaaccccccgctcataccacacaccccctgctccccattcccacccacccctcgCCCCAGTCCCCACATCCCCGCTCCcgttcttttcccctccccccagaacggACGCGCCCACCCAGACGTTCACCTGATCGCGCCTCCCGGCCACCGtatgccccgccccgccccaccccctccagctcaGCAGCGGGCCCCACTTCCGGTTCCGCCCCTTTCACGTCACGGCGCCCCGCGCTGCATGATCCGCCCCGCCCCGTCCCTCCCTTAAAGGGGCCGCGCGCTCCTCTTGCTGCAGCCTGGGGCGGCGGTGACcctgtggctgggaggcagatcgggggggggggggggcgaagcgtgacacagccacagcccctgagaccccgccccgcagcccgctctctgccccccaccctgatCTGGAGCTGGGGGCCACCGCCCACCCTGAGCCCCACATCCCTGGGGCTGTACCCCAGATTGTCACAGCAGTCCCTGCcggggccggtgcaaggaagttttgcgccctaggcgaaacttccaccttgcccaccccccagccctgcggcagctcccccccctgcgccctgaggcgcccccccaccccccggcagctccccaccccagctcacctctgctccaccccctccccgagcagccgcccccgctctaattctcccgcctcccaggcttccggtgccaatcagctgtttgacgccacaagcctgggaggagaattagagcggggcggtgtgctggggaggaggcggagcagaggtgagctggggtggggagctgccacacggctccccgggccagagggtggggagctgctggggggggggaattgggggcaccgctttttgacactccccaaatcttggcgccctaagcaaccgcctagtttgccttaatggtagcaccgtcCCTGGTCCCTGCATCTCACCCTCTGCCCCCGTGTTGCATTGGCATGAAGGGGAGagccctgccccagggcacaCGGGGTGGGAGGAGATGGGCACAGCTGCACTTTGCAGAGAATTACTCAGTGCAGCATGTGGCAATAAGGGGGTAAGATTTGGACCACTAGCGGGAAGCGGGTGGAACAAGGCGAGGGGCAGGCGGTGCTATGCTCAGCCGCCATGGGCAGGCCTTGAGGCACCATGTTTGACATGGGGTCCCTGAGGGTCAGTGGAATGAAGGAGGGGGGAATAGGTGCCGGCCCAAATTCCTGAGGGGTATCAGCTCCTGCAAAAGGTAGTCAGTGCAGGGGTAGGGAGGAAGAAAGGCAACTGACAGCCCCTGGCCTGCAGGCATTTTTAGAGGGGTAGCCTACAATTTAGGGCGGCTGGCAGAGAAAGCTAGAGCAGAGCCCCCCAGAGGCGTTGCAAGCGGCCGCTGGGGCGACGAGCGAGTGCCCAAGCAGTGCAGTGTGTAAGGTGCCTCTTTatccacacagggtgggaggtgaactctgcggatgaacctctgaactctggggctgcactgggctggccaaggacagcaactgtgagtgggtggggtgcagagaagggacgggcacgttaaagggacttttgggttgctggacttaagagccTGAGGGAAGAAGGACACTGCctaacttacttggaggtggggcTTTTGCTCACGGTTTGTGTTTATGACCCCtagttgcggtgttttcccaaatgaatgcggagttacttccctccttttattaaaagtttttgctacattcagactctgtgcttgcgagaggggaagtattgtctCTCAGAGGTGCCCCAGTGGTGGTGTGTAATtggcccaggtcactgggtgggggctcaaaccAGTTTTGTGTTGGATTGGTGAAAAGGAACCCCtcgatactgaacccggcccttgttgctgctggcgccacctggcagaagggttacatttttgcaagcaatcccatcatgctgagcacctaggcagggtgggtgtgtctatgcaaacaagatcagctgctgaagtctttttgcacagctcaccactagatgtcagggggaCAGCTCCTTCAGACTCCGCTTCCACCAATAAACCTGTAGTTCATTCAGTGTCACCCACTGGGGGCTGGGGTAGGGATACCCACTTGCAGATTTCCTAGAGGGGCTCTGGGTTTATGGAGCCACCATTACCAGgcagaaaaaaaagttgtttagcCAAAGCGCGTGAGGTTCAGTCA harbors:
- the C24H19orf25 gene encoding UPF0449 protein C19orf25 homolog; amino-acid sequence: MSSKGKKRVVLPTRPEPPSVEQILEDIRSTQPSDPMFVLLAESSKDLPAPRKKEESEVKSERLYQQSHSYVEMNQRLQKACSLLKAKCEELKQAGATLEQNIVEIKEKAL